One Rhizobiales bacterium GAS188 DNA window includes the following coding sequences:
- a CDS encoding Ketosteroid isomerase homolog, with translation MNDLPKSADISHADSDADLERVKAWFGELARHVRAVDFAAARHLFDQDFLAFGTFSNFVIGREPAERDQWRKVWPTIDGFTWRLEEVKALVSPDRLFAVGLAVFDSTGYHADGRPFDRAGRATVSFARARTEDPFVATHTHMSLFRGTPDVSHGKKPAKS, from the coding sequence ATGAACGATCTGCCCAAATCCGCCGACATCAGCCATGCCGACAGCGACGCGGATCTCGAGCGGGTGAAGGCCTGGTTCGGCGAATTGGCGCGCCATGTGCGTGCGGTCGATTTCGCGGCGGCGCGTCATCTCTTCGACCAGGATTTCCTCGCCTTCGGCACCTTCAGCAATTTCGTCATCGGGCGCGAGCCGGCCGAACGGGATCAGTGGCGCAAGGTCTGGCCGACCATCGATGGCTTCACCTGGAGGCTCGAGGAGGTGAAGGCCCTGGTGTCACCCGACCGCCTGTTCGCGGTCGGCCTCGCGGTCTTCGATTCGACCGGCTATCACGCGGATGGCCGTCCCTTCGATCGCGCCGGGCGCGCCACCGTGTCCTTCGCGCGCGCTAGGACCGAGGACCCCTTCGTCGCGACCCATACCCATATGTCGCTGTTCAGGGGCACGCCGGACGTTTCGCACGGCAAGAAGCCGGCGAAGAGCTGA
- a CDS encoding 4-hydroxy-2-oxoheptanedioate aldolase produces the protein MIPSAYHVAAKISSGSPVYVAWLGIAEPVLADIFAREGYDAVVFDGQHGMFDDNAMARGFAVVSSIGVPVLGRIPVGNFAAAARFLDLGATGVIAPMINSVEDARRFVAFTKFPPVGERSWGPARALALTGLSPPEYFKQANDFSLVIAMIETREAIAAVDDILAVPGLDGVFVGPSDLSITLSNGASFNPASAEVDAAFKHVLARAKAAGKFCGAFGISPAKAAELGKQGFQLITVSGDFAIIKDAAKNALAIARGG, from the coding sequence ATGATCCCGAGCGCCTATCACGTCGCGGCGAAGATCTCGTCCGGCTCACCGGTCTATGTGGCCTGGCTCGGCATCGCCGAACCGGTGCTCGCCGACATCTTCGCGCGCGAAGGCTATGACGCCGTCGTGTTCGACGGGCAGCACGGCATGTTCGACGACAACGCCATGGCGCGCGGTTTCGCAGTCGTCTCCTCGATCGGCGTGCCGGTGCTCGGGCGCATTCCGGTCGGCAATTTCGCAGCTGCGGCGCGCTTCCTCGATCTCGGCGCCACCGGCGTCATCGCGCCGATGATCAATTCGGTCGAGGATGCCCGCCGGTTCGTGGCCTTCACCAAATTCCCGCCGGTCGGCGAGCGCTCCTGGGGGCCGGCACGCGCCCTTGCCCTCACGGGCCTCTCACCGCCTGAATATTTCAAGCAGGCGAACGACTTCTCGCTCGTCATCGCCATGATAGAGACGCGCGAGGCGATCGCCGCGGTCGACGACATCCTGGCGGTGCCCGGCCTCGACGGCGTGTTCGTCGGCCCATCGGACCTGTCCATCACCCTGTCGAACGGCGCCTCCTTCAATCCGGCGAGCGCGGAGGTCGATGCGGCCTTCAAACACGTGCTGGCGCGCGCCAAGGCGGCCGGCAAGTTCTGCGGCGCCTTCGGCATCTCGCCCGCGAAAGCCGCCGAATTGGGCAAGCAGGGATTTCAGCTCATCACTGTCTCCGGCGATTTCGCCATCATCAAGGACGCGGCCAAGAACGCGCTCGCGATCGCCCGCGGCGGCTGA
- a CDS encoding phosphoribosylaminoimidazole-succinocarboxamide synthase — protein MDFLKPRYVPMNRRRRIYEGKAKVLFEGPEPGTLIQHFKDDATAFNAKKHEVIDGKGVLNNRISEFLFQNLNDIGVPTHFMRRLNMREQLIREVEIIPLEVVVRNVAAGSLATRLGIEEGTTLPRSIIEFYYKNDALNDPMVSEEHVTAFGWANPQEIDDIMALAIRVNDFLTGLFLGVGIRLVDFKMETGRLWENDMMRIVVADEISPDSCRLWDMKTKDKLDKDRFRRDLGGVIEAYTEVARRLGIIAENEPVVSAGPKLVQ, from the coding sequence ATGGATTTTCTCAAACCACGGTATGTCCCGATGAATCGCCGCCGCCGCATTTACGAAGGAAAGGCGAAAGTCCTTTTCGAGGGGCCCGAGCCAGGCACATTGATTCAGCATTTCAAGGATGACGCCACCGCCTTCAATGCCAAGAAGCACGAGGTGATCGACGGCAAAGGGGTTCTCAACAACCGCATCAGCGAGTTCCTTTTCCAGAATCTCAACGATATCGGGGTGCCGACGCATTTCATGCGGCGCCTGAACATGCGCGAGCAGCTGATCCGCGAGGTCGAGATCATCCCGCTCGAGGTCGTGGTGCGCAATGTGGCCGCGGGCTCGCTGGCGACCCGGCTCGGCATCGAGGAGGGCACGACGCTGCCGCGCTCGATCATCGAGTTCTACTACAAAAACGACGCGCTCAACGACCCGATGGTCTCGGAAGAGCATGTCACGGCCTTCGGCTGGGCCAATCCCCAGGAGATCGACGACATCATGGCGCTCGCCATCCGCGTCAATGATTTCCTCACCGGCCTCTTCCTTGGCGTCGGTATCCGGCTCGTCGACTTCAAGATGGAGACGGGGCGGCTGTGGGAGAACGACATGATGCGCATCGTCGTCGCCGACGAGATCTCCCCGGATTCCTGCCGGCTCTGGGACATGAAGACCAAGGATAAGCTCGACAAGGACCGCTTCCGCCGCGATCTGGGCGGGGTGATCGAGGCCTATACGGAAGTGGCACGCCGGCTCGGCATCATCGCCGAGAACGAGCCCGTGGTCAGCGCAGGGCCGAAGCTGGTGCAGTGA
- a CDS encoding phosphoribosylformylglycinamidine synthase yields the protein MKARVTVTLKTGVLDPQGKAIEGALKSLGVEGVESVRQGKIFDVEIASLDRARAEATLKEACDKLLANTVIENYRVEVTS from the coding sequence ATGAAAGCCCGCGTCACCGTCACCCTCAAGACCGGCGTCCTCGATCCGCAAGGCAAGGCGATCGAAGGGGCGCTGAAATCGCTCGGCGTCGAGGGTGTCGAGAGCGTGCGGCAAGGCAAGATCTTCGATGTCGAGATCGCGAGCCTGGATCGAGCGAGGGCCGAGGCGACGCTGAAAGAGGCTTGCGACAAGCTGCTCGCCAATACGGTGATCGAGAATTACCGCGTCGAGGTCACGAGCTGA
- a CDS encoding phosphoribosylformylglycinamidine synthase subunit I: MRAAVIRFPGINRETDAARAIRLVSGREAAMVWHADTELPPGTDLVVLPGGFSYGDYLRCGAIAARAPIMDAVRAHAVRGGLVLAICNGFQIACEAGLLPGVLMRNAALHFVCRFQHLRVERNDTPFANAYRQGQAIKVCIAHGEGNYVADAATLAHIEAKGLIAFRYSDAEGRVSDEANPNGAAGAIAGIYSDNLRVLGLMPHAENLVDPLVGGTDGRGLFESLTRALVEAG; the protein is encoded by the coding sequence ATGCGCGCCGCGGTCATCCGCTTTCCCGGCATCAACCGCGAGACCGACGCTGCGCGCGCCATCCGGCTCGTCAGCGGGCGCGAGGCCGCCATGGTCTGGCATGCCGACACCGAGCTGCCCCCCGGGACCGACCTCGTCGTCCTGCCCGGCGGCTTCAGCTATGGCGATTATCTGCGCTGCGGGGCGATCGCTGCCCGCGCCCCCATCATGGATGCGGTACGCGCCCATGCGGTGCGCGGCGGCCTGGTGCTCGCCATCTGCAACGGCTTCCAGATCGCCTGCGAGGCGGGGCTGCTGCCCGGCGTGCTGATGCGCAACGCCGCCCTGCATTTCGTCTGCCGCTTCCAGCATCTGCGGGTCGAGCGCAACGACACGCCTTTCGCCAATGCCTATCGGCAGGGCCAGGCCATCAAGGTCTGCATCGCCCATGGCGAGGGCAATTACGTGGCAGACGCCGCGACCTTGGCGCATATCGAGGCGAAAGGGCTGATCGCCTTCCGCTATAGCGATGCCGAAGGGAGAGTGAGCGACGAAGCCAACCCCAACGGCGCCGCCGGCGCAATCGCCGGCATCTATTCGGACAATCTGCGCGTGCTCGGCCTCATGCCGCATGCCGAGAACCTGGTCGATCCGCTGGTCGGCGGCACCGATGGGCGCGGCCTGTTCGAGAGCCTGACGCGGGCGTTGGTCGAGGCGGGCTGA
- a CDS encoding Isoleucyl-tRNA synthetase: MNERAPTYPQAETNPSFPAIEKEILERWKRDRVFEASLANRPRVKDGKSNEFVFYDGPPFANGLPHYGHLVTGFVKDLVPRYQTMRGHHVERRFGWDCHGLPAELEVEKETGVSGRHAILDWGIANFNAACRTSVQRYTKEWEWYVTREARWVSFENDYKTMDLSYMESVMWAFKTLWDKGLVYEGYRVVPYSWAVQTPLSNFETRLDNSYRERDDPALTVAFTLKLGKGETTPLQLLAWTTTPWTLPSNLALAVNPALDYAVVEKDGERLVLAVDALKRYERELKSFEQAGTLKGAELVGRSYEPLFPYFKDTPNAFVVLAAEFANAEDGTGIVHMAPGFGEEDLELCKAHGIPTVVPVDVAGRFTSEVPDYEGLNVIHEANPKIIKDLKAKGVVLRHEQYRHTYPHCWRTDEPLIYKAVNSWYLKVTAFRDRMVELNRGIDWVPSHVRDGLFGNWLANARDWNISRDRFWGAPIPVWTSDDPNYPRVDVYGSLDELERDFGIRPMDLHRPMIDELTRPNPDDPTGKSTMRRVPEVLDCWFESGSMPFAQLHYPFENKQRFDENFPGDFIVEYVAQTRGWFYTLMVLSTALFDRAPFKNCICHGVVLGDDHQKMSKRLKNYPDPTEVFDTYGADALRWYMLSSPVMSGGDLAVSRAEIGKGMRQAILPIWNAYYFFTLYANIDGVKAKARTDQTGVLDRYILAKTREMIAAVEDRLDHYDIPGAYNAVPPFIEALNNWYIRRSRQRFWAEGTGADKQDAFDTLYTALTLSSRALAPLLPFVAERIFTALTGEPSVHLADWPDVAELPQETRLVHQMDLAREVSSATLMLREARRLRVRLPLRKLTVAHPEASILEPFRDIIADEVNVKEVVLSEDPATHGKRELKVNPKIGAKIGAKIKDVLPAAKLGNWSELPDGRVEIAGVVLDKGDFEMRLITAEGVAAETIARGQGLVVLDTLIDPSLQDEGWARDFVRLVQNARKDAGLSVTDRIALTAKLSGPLADAVKQHAAYVSGETLSVGLDFDSEPTGHRVEDEIDGHKLVFALKKAA, translated from the coding sequence ATGAACGAGCGCGCGCCAACCTATCCGCAGGCCGAGACGAATCCGAGCTTCCCGGCGATCGAGAAGGAGATTCTCGAGCGCTGGAAACGCGACCGCGTCTTCGAGGCCTCGCTCGCCAACCGGCCGCGGGTCAAGGACGGCAAGTCGAACGAGTTCGTCTTCTATGACGGCCCGCCCTTCGCCAATGGGCTGCCGCATTACGGGCATCTCGTCACCGGCTTCGTCAAGGATCTGGTGCCGCGCTACCAGACGATGCGCGGCCATCATGTGGAGCGCCGCTTCGGCTGGGATTGTCACGGCCTGCCGGCCGAGCTCGAGGTCGAGAAGGAGACGGGCGTCTCCGGGCGCCACGCCATCCTCGACTGGGGCATCGCCAATTTCAACGCGGCCTGCCGCACCTCGGTGCAACGCTACACCAAGGAATGGGAGTGGTACGTCACGCGCGAGGCCCGCTGGGTCTCCTTCGAGAACGACTACAAGACCATGGACCTCTCCTACATGGAGAGCGTCATGTGGGCCTTCAAAACGCTTTGGGACAAAGGCCTCGTCTATGAGGGCTATCGTGTGGTGCCCTATTCCTGGGCGGTGCAGACACCGCTTTCGAATTTCGAGACCCGGCTCGACAATTCCTATCGCGAGCGCGACGATCCGGCGCTGACCGTCGCCTTCACGCTCAAGCTCGGCAAGGGCGAGACGACACCGCTCCAGCTGCTCGCCTGGACGACGACGCCCTGGACCTTGCCGTCCAATCTCGCGCTCGCCGTCAACCCGGCGCTCGACTACGCCGTGGTCGAGAAGGATGGCGAGCGCCTGGTGCTCGCCGTCGATGCCCTCAAGCGCTATGAGCGGGAGCTGAAGAGCTTCGAGCAGGCGGGCACGCTGAAAGGTGCCGAGCTGGTCGGGCGGAGCTACGAGCCGCTCTTTCCTTATTTCAAGGACACGCCCAACGCCTTCGTGGTGCTGGCGGCCGAATTCGCCAATGCGGAGGACGGCACCGGCATCGTGCATATGGCGCCGGGCTTCGGCGAGGAAGATCTCGAGCTCTGCAAGGCGCATGGCATCCCGACCGTCGTCCCGGTCGATGTCGCGGGCCGCTTCACTTCCGAGGTGCCGGACTATGAGGGCCTCAACGTCATCCACGAGGCCAATCCCAAGATCATCAAGGATCTGAAGGCGAAGGGCGTGGTGCTGCGCCATGAGCAGTATCGCCACACCTATCCGCATTGCTGGCGCACCGACGAGCCCTTGATCTACAAGGCGGTGAATTCCTGGTATCTCAAGGTCACTGCGTTTCGCGACCGCATGGTCGAGCTCAATCGCGGCATCGATTGGGTGCCGTCGCATGTGCGTGACGGCCTGTTCGGCAACTGGCTCGCCAATGCGCGCGACTGGAACATCTCGCGCGACCGCTTCTGGGGCGCGCCGATCCCGGTGTGGACGAGCGACGACCCGAATTATCCGCGCGTCGACGTCTATGGCTCGCTCGACGAGCTCGAGCGCGATTTCGGTATCAGGCCGATGGATCTGCACCGGCCGATGATCGACGAGCTGACGCGGCCCAACCCCGACGACCCGACCGGCAAGTCGACGATGCGCCGCGTGCCGGAGGTGCTCGATTGCTGGTTCGAGTCGGGCTCGATGCCGTTCGCGCAGCTCCATTACCCGTTCGAGAACAAGCAGCGCTTCGACGAGAATTTCCCCGGCGACTTCATCGTCGAATATGTGGCGCAGACGCGCGGCTGGTTCTACACGCTGATGGTGCTCTCGACGGCGCTCTTCGACCGCGCGCCTTTCAAGAACTGCATCTGCCATGGCGTGGTGCTCGGCGACGACCATCAGAAGATGTCGAAGCGCCTGAAGAACTATCCCGACCCGACCGAGGTCTTCGACACTTATGGGGCCGACGCGCTGCGTTGGTATATGCTGTCCTCGCCCGTGATGTCGGGCGGCGATCTCGCCGTCTCGAGGGCCGAGATCGGCAAGGGGATGCGCCAGGCGATCCTGCCGATCTGGAACGCCTATTATTTCTTCACCCTCTACGCCAATATCGACGGCGTGAAAGCGAAGGCGCGCACCGATCAGACCGGCGTGCTCGATCGCTACATCCTGGCGAAGACGCGCGAGATGATCGCCGCCGTCGAGGATCGGCTCGACCATTACGACATCCCGGGCGCCTACAATGCCGTGCCGCCCTTCATCGAAGCCTTGAACAACTGGTATATCCGCCGCAGCCGCCAGCGCTTCTGGGCGGAAGGCACGGGCGCCGACAAGCAGGACGCCTTCGACACGCTCTACACCGCGCTCACCTTGTCGAGCCGGGCGCTGGCGCCGCTGCTGCCCTTCGTAGCCGAGCGTATCTTCACGGCGCTGACCGGCGAGCCGAGCGTGCACCTCGCCGACTGGCCGGATGTCGCCGAGCTGCCGCAAGAGACCAGGCTGGTGCATCAGATGGACCTGGCGCGTGAGGTCTCCTCGGCGACCTTGATGCTGCGCGAGGCGCGGCGCCTCAGGGTGCGCCTGCCGCTGCGCAAACTGACGGTCGCCCATCCGGAGGCCTCGATCCTCGAACCCTTCCGCGACATCATCGCCGACGAGGTCAACGTCAAGGAGGTCGTGCTGTCGGAGGATCCGGCCACGCATGGCAAGCGCGAGCTGAAGGTCAATCCGAAGATCGGCGCCAAGATCGGCGCCAAGATCAAGGATGTGCTGCCGGCCGCGAAGCTCGGAAACTGGTCCGAGCTGCCGGACGGGCGCGTCGAGATCGCCGGCGTGGTGCTGGACAAGGGCGATTTCGAGATGCGGCTGATCACCGCCGAGGGGGTGGCGGCCGAAACCATCGCGCGCGGCCAGGGCCTCGTGGTGCTCGACACGCTGATCGATCCGTCGCTGCAGGACGAGGGCTGGGCCCGCGATTTCGTGAGGCTGGTGCAGAATGCCCGCAAGGATGCTGGACTTTCGGTGACCGACCGCATCGCCCTGACGGCGAAGCTCTCAGGCCCGCTCGCGGACGCGGTGAAGCAGCATGCCGCCTATGTCAGCGGCGAGACCTTGAGTGTCGGGCTCGATTTCGATAGCGAGCCGACCGGCCATCGGGTCGAGGATGAGATCGACGGGCACAAGCTCGTCTTCGCGCTGAAGAAGGCGGCGTAG
- a CDS encoding diguanylate cyclase/phosphodiesterase: MPKLRSIVLDCVPVPETAIGETLYERFRGEPDTLAVAILRQDGRPVGLIERHSFTLKMAAEFGRALFARRPVSLLMDKDPLIVEAEADASEFMRRALNDRPSDLLRGFIVTEGGRYLGVGTPIVLLRMIGEENQRRADEMGALALRLAHANADADQARAFLGAVIEHMPAMVTVTRAADGVCLLANRSAKETLGLEEVAGARIYDLMTPEHSEFFALQDRALMESKAIQVSERDGVFGRGSAPMTIRTRKVAIAGEDDGSTAILTVAEDITEQKLAAARIERMAHRDALTDLPNRLAFRLELEAALRRRKRSDAKVGVLCIDLDNFKSVNDTLGHPAGDALLQAATERLTHCVRAGDMIARLGGDEFAVVQMGIAGPADAGRLAGRIVASMSEPFELAGHQIVIGASIGMAIAPSDGDDPDELLKKADMALYRTKSDGRNGFHFFEAGMDEALKARRVLEIDLRQALVEGAFELHYQPLFDLSRGVICCCEALIRWRHPRRGLVPPGDFIALAEETGIIVPLGEWVLRQACAEAARWPESVKLAVNISPVQFRSRNLVQVVISALASAGLPAHRLELEITENVLLNDTAGNIEMLHKLRECGVLIAMDDFGTGYSSLGYLRDFPFDKIKIDRSFVRDLHDRNAQSIVKAVTGLATALGIATTAEGVETIEQLEHLRGEGCDEVQGFLISKPRLPADLAELTGWPSPGAAARAA; this comes from the coding sequence ATGCCGAAGCTGAGAAGCATTGTCCTCGATTGCGTGCCCGTCCCGGAAACGGCGATCGGCGAAACCCTCTATGAACGCTTCCGCGGCGAGCCCGATACGCTCGCAGTCGCCATCCTGCGCCAGGATGGCCGCCCGGTCGGCCTGATCGAGCGCCATTCCTTCACGCTCAAGATGGCGGCCGAATTCGGGCGCGCGCTGTTCGCGCGCCGTCCCGTCTCTTTGCTCATGGACAAGGATCCGCTGATCGTCGAAGCCGAGGCCGATGCCTCCGAGTTCATGCGGCGCGCCCTCAACGACCGTCCCTCGGACCTGCTGCGCGGCTTCATCGTCACCGAGGGCGGGCGCTATCTCGGCGTCGGCACGCCGATCGTGCTGTTGCGCATGATCGGCGAGGAGAATCAGCGCCGCGCCGACGAGATGGGGGCGCTCGCCTTGCGGCTCGCCCATGCCAATGCCGATGCCGACCAGGCGCGCGCCTTCCTCGGTGCCGTCATCGAGCATATGCCCGCCATGGTGACGGTGACGCGCGCGGCGGACGGCGTCTGCCTGCTCGCCAACCGCAGCGCCAAGGAGACGCTCGGCCTCGAGGAGGTCGCAGGCGCCCGCATCTATGATCTGATGACGCCCGAGCACTCCGAGTTCTTCGCCTTGCAGGACCGGGCATTGATGGAATCCAAGGCCATCCAGGTCTCGGAGCGCGACGGCGTGTTCGGCCGGGGCAGCGCGCCGATGACGATCCGCACCCGGAAGGTCGCGATCGCCGGCGAGGATGACGGCTCGACCGCGATCCTGACGGTCGCCGAGGACATCACCGAGCAGAAGCTCGCGGCGGCGCGCATCGAGCGGATGGCGCATCGCGACGCCCTGACCGACCTGCCGAACCGGCTCGCCTTCCGCCTCGAGCTCGAGGCGGCGCTGCGCCGCCGCAAGCGCAGCGACGCGAAGGTCGGCGTGTTGTGCATCGATCTCGACAACTTCAAGAGTGTCAACGACACTTTGGGTCATCCGGCGGGCGATGCGCTGCTGCAGGCGGCGACCGAGCGGTTGACGCATTGCGTGCGCGCCGGCGACATGATCGCGCGCCTGGGCGGCGACGAGTTCGCCGTGGTGCAGATGGGCATTGCGGGTCCCGCCGATGCGGGGCGGCTCGCGGGCCGCATCGTCGCTTCGATGTCGGAGCCCTTCGAGCTCGCCGGCCATCAGATCGTGATCGGGGCGAGCATCGGCATGGCGATCGCGCCGAGCGATGGCGATGATCCCGACGAGCTCTTGAAGAAGGCCGATATGGCGCTCTACCGGACCAAGAGCGACGGCCGCAACGGCTTCCATTTCTTCGAGGCGGGAATGGACGAGGCGCTGAAGGCGAGGCGGGTCCTCGAGATCGATCTGCGCCAGGCGCTGGTCGAGGGCGCCTTCGAGCTGCATTACCAGCCGCTCTTCGACCTGTCGCGCGGCGTCATCTGCTGCTGCGAGGCGCTGATCCGCTGGCGCCATCCGCGGCGCGGCCTGGTGCCGCCCGGCGATTTCATCGCGCTCGCCGAGGAGACCGGCATCATCGTGCCCTTGGGCGAATGGGTGTTGCGCCAGGCCTGCGCCGAGGCTGCTCGCTGGCCGGAGAGCGTCAAGCTCGCCGTCAACATCTCGCCCGTCCAGTTCCGCAGCCGCAACCTGGTGCAGGTGGTGATCTCGGCGCTCGCCAGTGCCGGGCTGCCCGCGCATCGCCTGGAGCTCGAGATCACCGAGAACGTGCTGTTGAACGACACCGCCGGCAATATCGAGATGCTGCACAAGCTGCGCGAATGCGGCGTGCTGATCGCCATGGATGATTTCGGCACGGGCTATTCGAGCCTCGGCTATCTGCGCGACTTTCCCTTCGACAAGATCAAGATCGACCGCTCCTTCGTGCGCGACCTGCATGACCGCAACGCCCAGTCGATCGTCAAGGCCGTCACCGGACTTGCGACCGCGCTCGGCATCGCGACGACCGCCGAAGGCGTCGAGACGATCGAGCAGCTCGAGCATTTGCGCGGCGAAGGTTGCGACGAGGTGCAGGGCTTCCTGATCAGCAAGCCGCGCCTGCCCGCGGATCTCGCCGAGCTCACCGGCTGGCCCAGCCCAGGCGCGGCGGCGCGGGCCGCGTGA
- a CDS encoding transcriptional regulator, ArsR family, giving the protein MRAIGSLAFDAVLPVLRTAGEETRLRILALLAEGELTVSDLTEILGQSQPRISRHLKVMVEAGLLARHREGSWVYYRLAEGTPEADFMRRIVASLDRADRVVGADRERFATVRAQRSAAAQAFFAKLAPQWDELRSLHAPEHAVEDAITAVIDEKPFRSVLDLGTGTGQILKLVAPRATRAVGVDASHAMLSVARANMQAAGLVNVDLRQGDVYALSLPRDGFDLVVIHQVLHYLDDPQRAVLEAARLVAPAGRLLVVDFAAHQMEQLRDSAGHRRLGFTHEQITGWMRAAGLEASCVRDLAPPDGDPDKLTVTLWLGLDRRFVADAPPALMDVA; this is encoded by the coding sequence ATGCGCGCAATCGGATCCCTGGCTTTCGATGCCGTCCTGCCGGTGCTGCGCACGGCGGGCGAAGAGACGCGGCTGCGCATCCTGGCGCTCTTGGCGGAAGGCGAGCTCACGGTCTCCGACCTGACCGAGATCCTCGGCCAGTCGCAGCCCAGAATCTCGCGTCATCTCAAGGTGATGGTGGAGGCTGGCCTGCTGGCCCGGCATCGCGAGGGCTCCTGGGTCTATTACCGCCTCGCAGAAGGCACGCCGGAAGCCGATTTCATGCGCCGCATCGTCGCTTCGCTCGATCGCGCCGATCGCGTGGTCGGGGCGGATCGCGAGCGCTTCGCCACCGTGCGCGCCCAGCGCTCGGCGGCCGCGCAAGCCTTCTTCGCGAAGCTCGCCCCGCAATGGGACGAGCTGCGTTCCCTGCACGCGCCGGAGCATGCGGTCGAGGACGCCATCACGGCCGTAATCGACGAGAAGCCCTTCCGCAGCGTGCTCGATCTCGGCACCGGCACCGGCCAGATCCTGAAGCTCGTGGCGCCGCGCGCCACCCGCGCCGTGGGCGTCGATGCAAGCCATGCCATGCTCTCGGTGGCGCGCGCCAATATGCAGGCGGCAGGCCTCGTCAATGTCGATCTGCGCCAGGGCGACGTCTATGCCTTGTCGCTGCCGCGCGACGGCTTCGACCTCGTGGTCATCCACCAGGTGCTGCATTATCTCGACGATCCGCAACGCGCGGTGCTCGAGGCGGCCCGCCTGGTCGCGCCCGCCGGGCGCCTGCTCGTCGTCGATTTCGCGGCTCATCAGATGGAGCAGCTGCGTGACAGCGCCGGCCATCGCCGGCTCGGCTTCACGCATGAACAGATCACCGGCTGGATGCGGGCCGCCGGCCTCGAGGCGAGCTGCGTGCGCGATCTCGCCCCGCCGGACGGTGATCCC